In the genome of Patescibacteria group bacterium, the window ATCTACCTTCGCTCATGTTTCTGTTATTACCATAAGTAGAATAGCCGGCTGTTTGAACCTGTAAATCGCTTAGCCCTAACATTCTGCCAAGCAAACCCCGATAAATATCAATATTTTGTATTCTTTCATAGGGAATCGAAGTATATTTTTTCCAAATAACCCCTTTTTCAACTTTAATAGCGTCATCAGTAAGTTCATAGCGCCAAGAACGATAAAACAATTTCGACCATACAAAACACCAAATAAGACCAACAACAATAACAGCCACTGCCCAAAAAACAAAAGAAGCCAATGAAGTCCATTCCGTTATAATTAGTTTAAGTAAGGCAATGCACAATATTACTAACAGAATAAGAAACCGAGAAATGCCCCTGAAGAAAAATAACCAAACCGCCTTAGGGTCTAATTGTTGCATAATGATAAATAAAATTTATTATTAATAAAACCTTAATTCCCAATATACAATAAAATAGTAATAAGTCAAGGTGCGGATGCAAGGACGCCTGCCCACTAGCAGGCAGATTAGAACCTAAGAATTGACAAGCTGGAATATAGACTTACTTTTTTAATGATATTTTTATCTGAAATGAGCCACAGACGTTTGTCTATGGCTCATCTTCTGTTTCCTCTGTGTGGTCCACTATTGGGAAAACGCTCAGGATCATCACGCTTAGGACTTTTCTCGGCAACATTAGCGTCACCATCTCGCCCATTGTTTTGCCTAACAGTTGTTGAGCCAACGGAGAATCAACCGAGGCAAAACAAATCTCTCTTCCTTTAGATTCCCGATAGCGTGGGTTAAAAACCAGATCGGCGGCTCCTACGATCCCGTAAACATCCATCTCTTGAGTGTCGATGTCCAGCGTTTTGGCGCACATTCCTGGCCTGACTGTTGGAAGAACTCCGCTTTCGGGCGGCAGGTCTTCGATGAACTTAGGATCGTGCAGAAATTGCCGAACCGTTGCCAGGTTCTGCATCCGGCTCTTTTGCTGCCGCAGCAGGTTCAACCAATCAGGATTGTCGTGCCAACCACCACCAGTCTCGTACGATCTCCCAACCTGTCCCGATACTCGCTCTAACTCCTTCATTAGACTTGCGTGTTCTTTTTGAAGGAGCATAAGCGTTTCTCGAAACATTATGTTTTCCATTAGACCTCCTTTCTAGACTATAGTAGCTCTCTCTAACACTATTAATATATCATTTTTTTACTTTTTGTCAAGTAAACAATTTTTAAAGGAATTAATCCTCTGTTTGGGCTTTTATTTTTTTTAAAAAAAATATCGTCGCGACATAAACGACAGTTAAACTTCACTCTATTATTTTAAATAATCAAATAACGATCAAATCTTCATTTTTAATTATTTTTTTTAATTCTAATAATTTATTAACAACATCAGGAATGGTGGAAATTTTTGGCTCGAATTGAGTCAATTTATTAATCGCTACCCATTGATATTCACTATATTCATCGCTTAATATAATTTCTCCTTCAATATGGCGGGCATAAAAATGTGGCAAAATCATAGAATCACCGCTTTTCTTTAAGTAAATATGATTAATCGTGAAAATGGGATAAATTTCTATTTTAAATCCTCCTCCGACCTCTTCGTTTTTTTCCCTTTGCAAACCGGCGATAAAAGATTTATCTGGAGTTTCCATTTTACCGCCTATAAAAGAGTATACCCCATCATAATCATTCTCTCCCTTTCTCTTGCATAGTAAAACACTTGTCATATCCTTGGAGAAGACTACTGTTTTCTGGCAATATTGAAAATTATATTTTTCCATGAACTAAGGCTTAATTATTGAATTTTTATTGGTTGCCCGTTTCGAGACTTATCTCTATAGATCGTAATACCTTTTAAATTTAAATCAATGGCCATTAATAAAATATTTTTTATTTCATCTACCGTGGTATCTTCGGAAACATTCACGGTTTTAGAAATTGATTCATCTACAAATTCCTGTATGGCTGATATTATTAACAACTGATCCTTCGGTGAGATCCTTAACATGTCACGAAAGAATGGTTCTATGGATTGAGAAGCCTTGATAATAAGGCACGACCGGCCGGTAGGAGGCAAAGAAACAGTGGCGCAATTTCTAATCCCGTGCTCCCTAATCTCTGCATCAAGAGCCAACCAACTGTCTCTAGAAACAGTTTCGGTTTCTTGACGAGAATATCTTCTAATAATACTATCATCTCCGACATACCTGGATTTTTCAAAATCACCAAAAGCCCCGCGCTCTAAAGCTAATTCTGATGATGTTTTTTTTGAAATATAATTTATAAAACTAAAAATATTTCTAGCCAACTCTATAGCCTCAGGACTAGCATAATCAATTTTTAACTTGGCTAATAAATCTGCAAAGCCGCAAACCCCGAGGCCAATTTTCCTTTTTTTCTTTGCTATGTCCCTACTTGCATCACTTTCATATCGTGAAATATTATATTCAACAGTATCGTCAAGGAATCTCACCACCAATTCAATCGCTTGTTTTAGTCCATCATAATCAATTGAACCATCATTAACAAATTGACCAAGATTAATATAGGAAAACTGGCATGTTTCTCCTTCGGCCAAGCCTACTTCTCCGCATGGTGCTAGTGATTTATATGCTCCGGCACTTGGCACCTGATTATCCCTATTCAATCGATCAACAAAAGACAATCCTGGCTCACCGCTAGTATATATAGATCTTGCCATCTGATCTATTATCTCCGTTGAAGAAACGGTGCGGCCATCCTTTGAAATAATTGGTTCGCCGTTTTTAATTTTATGAGCGCTGTCCTCGTCAACATTCACTGAAAAATTAAATATCCAAGGACGATTTTTATGAGCATTCTTAATCTGAATAAAATCGGTTATTCTTGGATGAGTAATAGCTAAGGACCCCATATTCCCAACTGGTCTAAGCTGCTTATCACTTGCCTGTCCTTCGATTGCTATATTATTTAAATATTCAATAATTGGAGTTGGATCCTCAATATCATCAAAATTAAAACCCGTACCCATTCCACTATTATGTAAATTGTCTACAACCCTTTTAACCCTAGATAAATCGCCCCCAAGGTCAACTGACGGAACAATGCAAGCCGATAACGGCTCGTTTTTCATTCTTCCAGCATTCATTAAAATAGGCGTGCTGGGAATAAATTTTTTGTCTTTTAAAAGCTGAAAGATTTGGGCCTTAAACCGATCGACGCGCTCCTGATCCGAATAAATCGTTTCGACTTCTGCCACGGCATCTACCACTCGCTGGAAAATTCTCAAAATATTTTCGCCTTTTTCGGCAATACCGAATTTATACAAAGCCTCTTCGCTAATAAATCCTTCTGTTTCTTCTGAATGTTTTGGATTACTTGCTTCAAAGTGTTCTAGTGTCATTTGGTTAATGAAATTATTATAAAATAAAGTATTTAATTTTTTATATTTTGGGGTGGCTCCGCCATTCGCCAATCGGCGAAGGCAGATGCAAGAATGTTAGAACCTATTTTGTTTTTTCCTTACCCAATTAATAATAAATAAAACTCCTATAAAGAATGCCGGACCAGCAACCATTAAAATCCAAGATACCATATACCACTGAAATGAATCTTTTAATATATTAACCAATATTAATATAACATATAATATACCGGCCATAATAAAGACAATTCCGCTAATGATCTCTCGTTTCCAAAATGTTATCAAAATAATTAATAGAATAAATACCGGGATATTATGTATAAATAATCCTATAATTATTTGCCAAAAACTTAATTCGGGAGAAATAATATCAAGCGAAAATAAGGTTAAAAAAAAGATAAATATTATTGATAAAATTCTTGGCGCCCAATATATAAATTTATTTATTTTTTGATTCATAAACTAATTATAATCAGAAAAATTTTTAAAGCAAGAGGCCAAAAACCCTTATACAGAAAGATTAGGGCCGGTCTTGCACCATAAGCCAAAAAAATTCCCGGAAAATAAATTATAAACCACCTTAGACCATAGTATTTATGTTTGCATACTATAAGATTGCCCCCGCATTCTCCTTTATCTATAACCTCAACAGAATATCCGTCTGATATTAAACTAATTTATATGTTTTTTTATGTTTAACAATAAAATAGTATTTTACTATTTCAATTAACAAAACATTTATTAGTCCCAGTCCCCCTATAATTATCCATGGGGATGCTGGCAAGGCAACTGTGCCCAATAATCGATTTAAAAATGGTAAATATACTGCTAATAACAAACCCAGAATACTCAAAAACCACGCACCAACTAAAAACTTATTATTCAGCAGATTAATATTCCACAAATTTTTTCTTAAACTCTTACAGCAAAAAACATACAACATAGAATCCACGGCAAGGGAGGCAAATATAATTGTTCTTACATATTCTATATTATGATTATTATTCCAGAGCCAAAAAAACAATCCTAAAAGTATAAAATCAGTTAATAAACCTATAACAAAAATAATTATCTTCATTTCTTTTGTTAATAGGGGGGTATTTTTACTTTGTGGTTTTTGTTTCATTAAATCTTTTTCTTTCGGCTCAAATGCTAGGGCAATATTGGGAAGCCCATCTTCTAGTAAATTGATCCATAAAATCTGAACAGCTGTCACTGGCAGAGGAAGACCCAACATTATACTAACCCCTATTAAAACTATCTCGGTAGAACTATCTGATAAGAGATATGTAATTACCTTTCTTATATTATCTAAGATTGATCTACCCTCTTCTACCGCTGATACAATAACAGAAAAATCATCTGTTAGAAGAACCATATCTGAAACCTCTTTTGCGACTTCTGTTCCAGACCCCAAAGCAACTCCTATATTAGCTTGTTTTAGCGCCGGAGTATCATTAATTCCATCGCCTGTCATGGCAACCACCTCTCCTACGGCCTGCCAGGCTTTTATAATTCTTAGCTTATGTTTAGGTTCAACTCGTGCATAAATATCTATATCTTTAAATCTAGAATTAAATTTCTCCTCTGACATTTTGTCTAAATCTCTACCCTCTAAAATATTTTTGTCTTTTATATTTAATCCCAATTTATTTGCAACCGACTTTGCGGTTAATTTATGATCTCCGGTAACAATAATAGCCCGCATTCCTGCCTGATAACATTTTTGTATAGCCTGTTTTGCTGATTTGCGAACTGGATCTTCTAAAAAAATAAATCCTGCAAAAATTAAATCATGTAGAGATTCGTCAGGATTTAAGTGCTGACTTTGTATGTTTTTATAGGCTGTGCCTAAAACTCTATACCCATCGGTAGTTAATTTTTCGTACTTTTTGTTTAAAAAATCCCTTAGCTCCCTATTTATTTCAATTTTCTTGTTTTTTGAATATAAATATTTTGATTTCTCTAAAATTACCTCCGGAGCACCTTTCATATAAATAATATTTTCATTATTATTGGTAGATGATTTTCTTAGTGTGGTAGAATATTTATATTCAGAACTAAATGAAATCTGATCAATTTGCGGTTCTAATTCTTCTAATTTATTTTTAATGAAATCATATTTAGCCCCCTCTAAAATTATTGATTTTTCCGTAGACATTCCTGTAATTTTCCAATTTTCTGGTTTATCTTCTGGATTTTCGATAAAAGACTCACTACATAAAATAGCTATTTTAATAACTAAACTTTCATCTTCTGGACTACTTTCAGCGTATGTGTAAACTCCCGCTACACTCATTTTTCCTTCTGTTAATGTGCCTGTTTTATCGGTTGCAATTATTGATGTACTACCAAGCGTCTCAGCTGCAGACAATTTTCTTACTAAACCATTTTTTTTAAAAATTTTCTGCATACCAATAGCTAAAATAACTGTCATTGCTACTGGTAGGCCCTCAGGAATAGATGCCACGGCCACAGCAACAGCTGTAACAAAAATTTCAAAAAAATTTCTACCGACTAAAATACCCTCAATAAAAACAGCAAAACAAATTAATAATATTATGAGTCCAATAATTTTAGAAAAATTAGCTAATTTTTTTTGATAAGGTGTTGCATCTTCTTTTGCGCCCCTAACCAAGCTAGTAATCTTGCCAATTTCTGTTTTTATTCCACTGCTTGTGACAATAAACTTAGCACGACCATCTTCAACAACGGTGCCCATATAAACCATATTATCTCTATCCGCAAGTGAAATGCCCTCCTCTAAAATTTTATTATCTTTTGATGCTGATAACCATTCTCCGGTTAAAGTCGATTCATTAACTTTTAAATTATTTACATCTATCAATCTGCCATCCGCTGGTACCTTGTCCCCGGGCCTTAATAAAACGATATCCCCAGGAACAAGTTCTTCTGCTAAAACCTCTTTCTCTCTTCCATCTCTTAAAACAATGGTCTTTATACTTAAAACATTTTTTAGTTTTCTAAGAGCTTTTGACGACTTGCTTTCCTGTATATAACCCACAAATGTATTTATAAATACAGCGAAAAAAATCACCCCGGAATCAGTATATTCTTTCAATAATAAAGTTATTATTCCGGCTAATAGTAGGATGTAAATTAAGGGGCTCTTCAATTGCTCTAAAAAAATTATCAACTGAGATAGTGGTTTTTCTTGAGGAAGTTTGTTCTTACCAAATTTTTTTTGGTTAATCTCTACTTGATCCATCGATAAACCATTTTTCAAATCAGAATAAAAGTGTTTTATTACTTCATTTATAGAAATGGCGTGCCAAATAATTTTACTATTTAATTCTTTTAATATACTGCTCATTTTAAAAAATTGAAATTATAAATTAAATGACTTATATGTAAACACAAACTATTATATATTGTATCATGAAGAGTTAAATTTATTAAAATTATAATTATTTCGGATATTATTATTCTATCACCATACTTTTATTTCTGGCGGAATTACTTACGATATATGACAAAAAATTTAAGGTTATCATTTTCATCAACTATATCAAATAATTCTTCGTTCATAGATTATTTTTTAAAATTTAACTTCTTGACCGTCTCCGATAAACCCACAAATACCGTCTTCGCAAAACATGCCCTGTCCATCTCGTAATATATGCAATGGATGTTTGAGGTTTTTTAAGTTTCGCCTCACTGATTCTTCTTTATCATCATTATAATGAACCTTTAGAACAAAGGGCACATAATTTAAGGCAGTATAATCAGTTATTCCAAATTTATCTTTACCGTCTTGATTCCAATTGGCTACCTCGATGGTTGGACACATAATATAAGACCCGCAACTTGTGCCAACATAAACTCTACCTTCATCAAGTAGCTCTTTAAGAATATCGGCAAAACCGGTTTCTCTTATCGCTTTTAATAAATAGAAAGTATTACCGGCTTCAATGTAAACGACATTTTTATCTTTAAAAAAATCTTTTATTTCCTGCTTGGTTTTCCCTTCTATATCAAAATCTTCGATATTATAGCCATTTTCTTTTATCGTCTCTGTTATTTTCTTGAAAAAATCTATATGAGTACGAGACACTTTATAGGCAGTTATAATATGACCGATTTTCATCTCACTCTTTGAAATGCCAGTTAAATTAAAACCGTACTTAAGAATAAATGTATAATCTGATCCAAGTATTAATTTCATATTTTAATTATAAATAAAAATTGCCCAAATGGCAATAGTTATATAAAAACGGTCTGGGGTCACTCCGCCAGTTGGCGGATGCAAGAATGTTAGAACCTGTTGCTACCCTACCCCTTAACTCGAGATGTGTTTTTCTGGAAGACTGAGACGATTTTCGAACTTTTAGGTTAGCTTAATTTAATTACCTTTAATTCTAAAAATCGCTCTTTTTAAAGAACGACTTTTAGAATAATTATTATTGGTAATAATTAATTAAACAATTTCAATAACCAACCAAATAGGCTAAATTTTCCTTCTTGTGCCTTTATAAAATTTTCAATTTTTGTCTGTTCCTGCTCTAATATTTTAATTTGACTCTGGATTTCTGTTTGATCGCCTTCGTTTTGATTATTTTCCATTAACCTGTTTAATTGCTCTAACCTGTTTCTAGTTCTAACGGTTTCACTTCTTAAAGCACCGAGGTTTTTGTAATCAGAACCAAAAAGAAATGTTTTAATTTGACTTCTGGTCTGAATTTTTTCCATTGATTGAAGGGATTTTTCCGTTGATTGATTTTGTTCTTGAGCGATTACTCTAACTTGCTCTCCGATTCCCTCCTCTCTGTCAGCAACCCCTAAAAGACTTTGAACAAAATTTGTTACGGTGCTTTTGTGGGCTTGAACCGAAAGCTGTTCCTGTTGTTGAGCTTGTAATTGTTCCTGATTCTGTTCCTGATTCTGTTCCTGATTCTGTTCCTGCCCTACATTCATCTCTTGATTCTGTTCACGACTTTGTACTTGATTCATGTTTTGTGCTCTCGCATTAACGCTAAAAGCTAAAGAAAAGACAAGAACCATTGTTAAAATAACTACGAATAATTTAATTTTTTTGATATTTTCCATAGTTTTTTTAGTTTTAATAAATCGACCTTTCGTTTATTCTATCAAAAAACCGCCTAAATGGCAATAGTTATAATAAAAACTTCTGGGGTGGTCTATTAGACACTATTAGAACCTGTTTTGATAAAGAGAGATTTGGGTTTGTGAGAGAGTGGATTTAGATAAAATCTGCTTGGCTAAAGCCATTTCGCTACGTAAAATTACAATATTCTTTATTAACTATAATTTGGACTAAAAATAGATAATCAAAATTACTTATTTCTTATTCCCTTTAAAATTACAGCACTTAAGATAAAGGCAATGGTAAAAAATATCGCTCCGTAAAAACAAGGCGTCAAAAAGGGATTAACCAGACCCTGAACGCAGCCAGTAGTGCAGACTCGTTTGTTGAGCCAATTAACCAATTCAATCGTAAAGATAACCCAAGCGAATATGGTGCCGCCCAGCAAGATTATAAATTGGGTTAAAATAGTTTTTTTCATAATAATCTTTATTAATGTTAATCGTATTAAATCAGAAGAAAATTAAAAAAATATTTATTGATTCTTTTTTATTTTAATCGCTTTGCCTTCAACCAAAGCCTCGGCAATTTTTTGTCTAGCTGATGTTAGAATTCTTTGTAATGTGCTTTGGGAAATCTTCATTTTCTTCGCCGCCTCTGTTTGCTCAAAATTTTTAGAATCACACAGTCTAATTGCTTCTAATTCATCAGCCTTCAATTCAACCTCTTCTAACATTGAAAGAGGAACGGCTCTTGGCTTAAAGTAAACTACGTTTGGATTGAATTTTATTAATCTTGATATTTGTGGTCTTGTCATATTCTATATTTTATGTTAATCTTTTTTTGGAAGAAGGCCCCCGGCCCCTTATTGCAAAGAGGCCGGTTCCCGGTGCCTTCTTTTATTTTTGCTGGTCTTTCAGGGCAGCTTTTTCTTCACGAATTGCCGCCAGCTTTTCTTCAAGATTT includes:
- a CDS encoding PH domain-containing protein; translation: MQQLDPKAVWLFFFRGISRFLILLVILCIALLKLIITEWTSLASFVFWAVAVIVVGLIWCFVWSKLFYRSWRYELTDDAIKVEKGVIWKKYTSIPYERIQNIDIYRGLLGRMLGLSDLQVQTAGYSTYGNNRNMSEGRFFGLKIQVAEELREQLIKRAKGTKQGL
- a CDS encoding GreA/GreB family elongation factor — protein: MENIMFRETLMLLQKEHASLMKELERVSGQVGRSYETGGGWHDNPDWLNLLRQQKSRMQNLATVRQFLHDPKFIEDLPPESGVLPTVRPGMCAKTLDIDTQEMDVYGIVGAADLVFNPRYRESKGREICFASVDSPLAQQLLGKTMGEMVTLMLPRKVLSVMILSVFPIVDHTEETEDEP
- a CDS encoding NUDIX hydrolase gives rise to the protein MEKYNFQYCQKTVVFSKDMTSVLLCKRKGENDYDGVYSFIGGKMETPDKSFIAGLQREKNEEVGGGFKIEIYPIFTINHIYLKKSGDSMILPHFYARHIEGEIILSDEYSEYQWVAINKLTQFEPKISTIPDVVNKLLELKKIIKNEDLIVI
- a CDS encoding ribonucleotide reductase N-terminal alpha domain-containing protein, which gives rise to MANGGATPKYKKLNTLFYNNFINQMTLEHFEASNPKHSEETEGFISEEALYKFGIAEKGENILRIFQRVVDAVAEVETIYSDQERVDRFKAQIFQLLKDKKFIPSTPILMNAGRMKNEPLSACIVPSVDLGGDLSRVKRVVDNLHNSGMGTGFNFDDIEDPTPIIEYLNNIAIEGQASDKQLRPVGNMGSLAITHPRITDFIQIKNAHKNRPWIFNFSVNVDEDSAHKIKNGEPIISKDGRTVSSTEIIDQMARSIYTSGEPGLSFVDRLNRDNQVPSAGAYKSLAPCGEVGLAEGETCQFSYINLGQFVNDGSIDYDGLKQAIELVVRFLDDTVEYNISRYESDASRDIAKKKRKIGLGVCGFADLLAKLKIDYASPEAIELARNIFSFINYISKKTSSELALERGAFGDFEKSRYVGDDSIIRRYSRQETETVSRDSWLALDAEIREHGIRNCATVSLPPTGRSCLIIKASQSIEPFFRDMLRISPKDQLLIISAIQEFVDESISKTVNVSEDTTVDEIKNILLMAIDLNLKGITIYRDKSRNGQPIKIQ
- a CDS encoding HAD-IC family P-type ATPase, with protein sequence MSSILKELNSKIIWHAISINEVIKHFYSDLKNGLSMDQVEINQKKFGKNKLPQEKPLSQLIIFLEQLKSPLIYILLLAGIITLLLKEYTDSGVIFFAVFINTFVGYIQESKSSKALRKLKNVLSIKTIVLRDGREKEVLAEELVPGDIVLLRPGDKVPADGRLIDVNNLKVNESTLTGEWLSASKDNKILEEGISLADRDNMVYMGTVVEDGRAKFIVTSSGIKTEIGKITSLVRGAKEDATPYQKKLANFSKIIGLIILLICFAVFIEGILVGRNFFEIFVTAVAVAVASIPEGLPVAMTVILAIGMQKIFKKNGLVRKLSAAETLGSTSIIATDKTGTLTEGKMSVAGVYTYAESSPEDESLVIKIAILCSESFIENPEDKPENWKITGMSTEKSIILEGAKYDFIKNKLEELEPQIDQISFSSEYKYSTTLRKSSTNNNENIIYMKGAPEVILEKSKYLYSKNKKIEINRELRDFLNKKYEKLTTDGYRVLGTAYKNIQSQHLNPDESLHDLIFAGFIFLEDPVRKSAKQAIQKCYQAGMRAIIVTGDHKLTAKSVANKLGLNIKDKNILEGRDLDKMSEEKFNSRFKDIDIYARVEPKHKLRIIKAWQAVGEVVAMTGDGINDTPALKQANIGVALGSGTEVAKEVSDMVLLTDDFSVIVSAVEEGRSILDNIRKVITYLLSDSSTEIVLIGVSIMLGLPLPVTAVQILWINLLEDGLPNIALAFEPKEKDLMKQKPQSKNTPLLTKEMKIIIFVIGLLTDFILLGLFFWLWNNNHNIEYVRTIIFASLAVDSMLYVFCCKSLRKNLWNINLLNNKFLVGAWFLSILGLLLAVYLPFLNRLLGTVALPASPWIIIGGLGLINVLLIEIVKYYFIVKHKKTYKLV
- a CDS encoding Type 1 glutamine amidotransferase-like domain-containing protein, with translation MKLILGSDYTFILKYGFNLTGISKSEMKIGHIITAYKVSRTHIDFFKKITETIKENGYNIEDFDIEGKTKQEIKDFFKDKNVVYIEAGNTFYLLKAIRETGFADILKELLDEGRVYVGTSCGSYIMCPTIEVANWNQDGKDKFGITDYTALNYVPFVLKVHYNDDKEESVRRNLKNLKHPLHILRDGQGMFCEDGICGFIGDGQEVKF
- a CDS encoding DUF134 domain-containing protein — translated: MTRPQISRLIKFNPNVVYFKPRAVPLSMLEEVELKADELEAIRLCDSKNFEQTEAAKKMKISQSTLQRILTSARQKIAEALVEGKAIKIKKNQ